Genomic DNA from Kluyveromyces lactis strain NRRL Y-1140 chromosome C complete sequence:
GGTTATCTTAATCTTGGGCAACATATTCCGTTAGTACTTCACGAATGTTACTTAAtatgatgttttcttttatttgGTTTCTGTTACTGTTAGAAAAAACGCTGGTATACAAATCGAGACAGAATACACAAATTGCAGAGTGCTTTTAACGATAGTAATCTATATGATTTGATGACTTCGGTACATAGATATTAATATTTATTTTACAGATAGGTGGGTGTAAGTAGATGCTCGAATCAACTGGTATATGCCAATTGGAAATTAGTCTTGCAGTCTCAGTATATGCATTGCAAGAAGAGTTCAAAAATAGTAGTTGTGAAGTGGAAGTAGTTGGGGTTAATTAAACAAGCCAACACCAGGAAGCAATTAACGAAACACTCGGTGTTTTGCGATTATAACTTTCTCTTTTCCGGTTGTTCTGTCGACAGTTTTCATATCTCTACAAAGAGCTTACTTCCTTAACAATTTCATCGAATGCAGCACggtattcttcttccttagCCTTAGcatctttcttcttgttAGAGCCTGGAACGATGAATACAACAGAAGTAGGTCTCTTGGTGGCACCAGCAGAACCTAGATCTTGCTTCGAGGGCACAAAGATATATGGAACAGATTGGTCTTCACACAAAACTGGCAAGTGAGAAATAACATCTTGTGGGAAAATATCACCAGCAATGACTACTAACCCTTTATCACCCTTTCTCAAAGCCTTGACAACCTCTTTGACACCTCTTTTGACATTCTTAGCCTTGGAAGCCTTCTTGACGGTCTTTAACACCTTTTTGttcagtttctttgatgCTAGAGGTTTTGCAAATGGTAGAACGGCAGGAAGTCTAGCTTCGTAGTTGTCTTCTGTTGATACACTCTTATCCTTGGCCATCTTTGTTATTATGTATAGTTCTTCACTGTTCCCCTGGTTCAAATAGAGCGAGCAATTGATTGAGAAAGGAATCAATATCACATCAGCAAGATAGGTTCATCGATTCATTCAACAGTTCAATTCTCATACTCATCgctcttctttttgttaacaaaaaatgaaaattttcCAGTACCGAGTaacatgaaaaagaaataaagtaTCAATTACAGTAGGGACGACATAAATTAATCCATGCGACACATAAACAACTTTTCAGAATATCGTGCCAGCGTCTTGTTTCGGAGGTGGTACATAGCAGTTGTAGAAATGTCCATCGCCTAACATTATTCTGGATGAGTCCCTTTAATTTCATACAAAACTTGGAGTTTTAAATGGCGAACAATATGTACAATGATTAAACTCTGTAGGAGAAATTAGCTGTTCCAGGTGCAGGGCATTATTGTCCTGTGATCACTTCACTTGTATAATTAAATACTTTAAAAGGTTTAAATACTCCATATACCTCTTAATGTCAGGCAATGTAGTCTTAGTAAACCTTGAAGTTTGGTTATAgcatcattgaaaattacAACACACAAGTAACTTCTCTCGGTAGCCAAGTTGGTTTAAGGCGCCAGACtgtaatttgaaaacacaAAGCAATTTGTAATCTGGAGATCGGGCGTTCGACTCGCCCCCGGGAGACTTATctttttttcgtttccattttgtttttgatcatGATCGTTTTCACTAAAGAAAAGTTCCAACCTTGAAGtttattgaaaacactttggcctgcgatgagatgaacATGGAAGATGTGTGCTCGACAAGATACAGTTTTCACCGTTATAATACGGTATCTGTTGTTGCATAAATTGGACGGTTCAAACTGTTTGCTTGTTCGAGGTCATTAAAGAATACTTGGTTTGGCAAATTGCCAAATATTAAGgtcatcgtcatcaatATATTATGACTGGGGATTGGAAGAACCGACCAGCAAGGGTTCAGTTACAGGAGTCTGACCTACCTTCATCAGTACCGCCTCAGACGGGTTTG
This window encodes:
- the NHP2 gene encoding snoRNA-binding protein NHP2 (similar to uniprot|P32495 Saccharomyces cerevisiae YDL208W NHP2 Nuclear protein related to mammalian high mobility group (HMG) proteins essential for function of H/ACA-type snoRNPs which are involved in 18S rRNA processing) → MAKDKSVSTEDNYEARLPAVLPFAKPLASKKLNKKVLKTVKKASKAKNVKRGVKEVVKALRKGDKGLVVIAGDIFPQDVISHLPVLCEDQSVPYIFVPSKQDLGSAGATKRPTSVVFIVPGSNKKKDAKAKEEEYRAAFDEIVKEVSSL